The sequence TTGTGCCATTTACCAGCAGGTATAATAACTGCAAAATCATCACACACTTTTGCTTGAAAATAAAGATTATCTTTTCTATCCCCCATCATTACAAGTCCTTGACCTTCTTCAATGCGTATAAATTGATCAAGGTGGGGATGTACTTCTAAACCTATGTCTTCCCCAACATTGATGGACATTAAGGTAAGTTGTAGATGGCATCCTGTCCATAAAGCGGTACGGAAAGTATTGTTTTGTTTAGTAACCTCCTCAATATTAACTACAAATGGTTCTGGTCCATAATCTTTTAATTTAGTAAACTGTTTCCAATAGTCGGAATAATACATCGGTGTATTTACCCAGTAAGGATATGGATATGCTCCATAAGCATTATACATAATATATGGGTTATACATTGATGGATTATGGTAGTTAGGGCATGGATATGGTTTATAAATATTATACATATTATACATTTCATCATTCCTATCATAGCATTTATTAATATTATATGCTTATGTTTAGAGAGGGTGC is a genomic window of Phosphitispora fastidiosa containing:
- a CDS encoding cupin domain-containing protein — encoded protein: MYNIYKPYPCPNYHNPSMYNPYIMYNAYGAYPYPYWVNTPMYYSDYWKQFTKLKDYGPEPFVVNIEEVTKQNNTFRTALWTGCHLQLTLMSINVGEDIGLEVHPHLDQFIRIEEGQGLVMMGDRKDNLYFQAKVCDDFAVIIPAGKWHNLINTGYKSLKLYSIYAPPEHPHGTVHETKKDAEEHHEY